A single Filimonas effusa DNA region contains:
- a CDS encoding LVIVD repeat-containing protein yields MKYSFPKLPVAAIVIAIAAGACIRTNDYPAKVYGYKPIYSTNSHSKEISYSASRPVTHAGKIYLKDHFIYQVDQGTGIHIMDASDPSHVVSKGFLVVDGCEDLAISGHHLYVNSITDLVTIDISDITHPVEVKRLDSTFYNNHLSEVPPSSGYFECPDASKGTVTAWYQDTINNPKCFY; encoded by the coding sequence ATGAAATATTCCTTCCCAAAACTACCAGTTGCTGCTATAGTAATAGCAATAGCAGCGGGGGCCTGCATCAGGACAAACGATTACCCCGCGAAGGTTTATGGTTATAAACCTATTTACAGCACCAATTCCCATTCGAAAGAAATTAGTTACAGCGCCAGCCGGCCGGTAACACATGCAGGTAAGATATACCTGAAAGACCATTTCATATACCAGGTGGACCAGGGTACCGGCATTCATATTATGGATGCCAGTGATCCTTCGCATGTTGTATCGAAAGGTTTTCTTGTTGTTGATGGTTGTGAAGACCTGGCCATCAGCGGGCATCATTTGTATGTGAACAGCATTACAGACCTTGTAACCATTGATATTTCGGACATTACACATCCTGTAGAGGTTAAACGTTTAGACAGTACTTTTTACAACAATCATTTATCGGAAGTTCCTCCCAGCAGTGGTTACTTTGAATGTCCTGATGCCAGTAAAGGGACTGTAACTGCGTGGTACCAGGATACTATCAACAATCCTAAATGTTTTTATTAA
- a CDS encoding T9SS type B sorting domain-containing protein → MKPSLLKQPSGLLIACCCLWLLTVSNLKAQVVANFTMPDTVCINTPVQVTNTSTGASTYKWNFCVTDFAQTPPTGSNIGNPNGSLSTPVFIDYVEEGGNFYAFVMNLSSGLVRLDFGNSLLNTPTAVRIGQVGVIPNNHAEGLQVVKTAGKWFIIAVGGSNLGGSSPRIVKIELGANITNTNPIGTNWGNIGGLAYPVDLHVFQDAGQWYGFTTDCESNSVIRFSFGTDFSSPPTAVRLGKTGDFNYPTGIFVMKSRTGSWHAFIVNSASGYSNSTASSLARLDFGSSLTNTPSVVNMGNINNTMISARDIYIIDFCGRLIGFFTNNSSASDMVRLDFGTDLTQKPTAVTLGNIGNLNFPHTISKLFRVNNDLYSFIANANNNTLTRLRFEGCSSNAVGNTTSTPAPFVYTTTGIHNVNLLVDAGLPTETTVCKPIVVVDQPVADFSYEQDLCNPLAVTYHNGTLGKYALSWDFGDGNKAGNIEKPLNTYSKYDTYTVKLTAGTGRCVDVAEKHIDIRLQREEMLAWHDTAQCDNKPIKLLAKTGLNYCWTPAATLSNAAIAEPVATPSTATTYFVHTLKQGANMVNNGDFSLGNTGFSSAYNYASYNSVEGQYNVAGSPRTWNPSMQACSDHTGGNGNMLMVNGSPAADVSVWCQTISNITPNKNYVFSAWLQSLHPANPSKLQFYINGKPIGNIFEADPATCNWKQFFMTWNAGSATAANICVVNKNTQIAGNDFALDDIFFGPVTMVYDSVKVAKVTSPDLASVTNQTICAGDTARPVASGALVYHWSPEQFIADPDVAAPKIYPRQSGVYTVKAYDIPSCPASKTFNVTVTPGPDFAIQPAVSDICEGEQVHITASGATRYTWLVNDSPDPVLQGAAVTVTPATTTVYKIAMVHDACNKKDTLLSQVNVTPLPKTNVTVSNVITCAIGEASLLATGGAGYRWFPVEGLSNPAIASPSVSINQTAKYYVEVSNGNCSTTDSVTVIVDENKDKNLYLVPTAFTPNGDGKNDCFGIKHWGQLQNLQLAVYNRWGQQVFVSNNIADCWNGTFKGEPQPTGAYVYIISATALCGPVLRQGTVLLIR, encoded by the coding sequence ATGAAACCCTCCCTTTTAAAACAGCCTTCAGGTCTTCTTATAGCCTGTTGCTGCTTGTGGCTGCTTACTGTTTCAAACCTGAAAGCCCAGGTCGTAGCAAACTTTACCATGCCCGATACCGTTTGTATAAATACCCCCGTACAGGTAACAAATACCTCTACGGGTGCCTCTACCTACAAATGGAACTTCTGTGTAACCGATTTTGCGCAAACACCACCCACCGGATCCAATATTGGTAACCCTAACGGATCCTTGAGTACACCGGTATTTATTGATTACGTAGAAGAGGGTGGTAATTTCTATGCATTCGTGATGAACCTGAGTTCAGGACTCGTTCGCCTCGATTTTGGAAACAGCCTGCTTAATACCCCCACAGCAGTACGGATAGGACAAGTTGGTGTGATTCCGAATAATCATGCCGAAGGATTACAGGTAGTTAAAACCGCAGGCAAATGGTTTATCATCGCAGTAGGTGGCTCCAATTTGGGTGGATCTTCTCCACGCATAGTGAAAATAGAACTCGGCGCCAATATTACTAATACCAACCCCATAGGTACTAACTGGGGCAATATCGGGGGACTCGCTTATCCGGTAGACCTGCACGTTTTTCAGGATGCGGGCCAATGGTATGGTTTTACAACCGATTGTGAAAGCAATTCCGTTATTCGCTTCAGCTTCGGAACGGATTTTAGCAGCCCCCCAACAGCAGTCCGGTTAGGAAAAACAGGCGACTTCAATTATCCGACAGGCATTTTTGTGATGAAAAGCCGCACAGGCAGCTGGCATGCTTTCATTGTGAACAGCGCCTCCGGTTATAGTAACTCCACAGCTTCTTCATTGGCAAGACTCGATTTTGGTAGCAGTCTTACCAATACTCCTTCTGTAGTAAATATGGGCAATATCAACAACACAATGATAAGTGCACGTGATATTTACATCATAGACTTCTGTGGCCGGCTTATAGGTTTCTTTACCAACAACTCGTCCGCCAGCGATATGGTACGGCTGGACTTCGGAACCGATCTTACTCAAAAGCCTACTGCTGTGACTTTGGGTAATATCGGTAACCTGAATTTTCCACATACCATTTCAAAACTATTCCGCGTAAACAATGACCTCTATAGCTTTATTGCGAACGCTAATAATAACACCCTTACACGTCTTCGCTTCGAGGGCTGTAGTTCCAATGCCGTAGGTAATACAACGTCCACGCCTGCCCCGTTTGTATATACAACAACAGGTATCCATAATGTAAACTTACTGGTCGATGCCGGCTTACCCACCGAAACGACTGTCTGTAAACCCATCGTCGTTGTCGATCAACCAGTGGCCGATTTCAGCTATGAACAGGATCTCTGCAATCCGCTGGCTGTAACATATCATAATGGCACGCTCGGAAAATATGCACTGTCATGGGATTTTGGCGATGGAAATAAAGCCGGTAATATCGAAAAGCCATTGAACACCTACAGTAAGTATGATACATATACCGTAAAATTGACAGCTGGTACTGGTCGTTGTGTTGATGTCGCTGAAAAGCATATCGATATCCGCCTGCAGCGTGAAGAAATGCTCGCCTGGCACGATACGGCCCAGTGCGATAATAAACCCATTAAACTGCTTGCAAAGACCGGCCTCAATTATTGCTGGACGCCCGCCGCAACGCTTTCAAATGCAGCTATAGCCGAACCGGTAGCAACACCCTCCACCGCTACCACCTACTTTGTACATACATTAAAACAGGGCGCAAACATGGTGAATAATGGCGACTTCTCCCTCGGTAATACGGGCTTTAGCTCCGCTTACAACTACGCCAGTTATAATAGCGTGGAAGGACAATATAACGTCGCCGGCAGCCCCCGTACCTGGAACCCTTCCATGCAGGCATGTTCCGATCATACAGGTGGTAATGGTAATATGCTTATGGTAAACGGAAGCCCGGCCGCCGATGTAAGTGTTTGGTGTCAAACGATCAGTAATATAACGCCCAATAAAAATTATGTCTTTTCCGCGTGGCTCCAGTCCCTGCATCCTGCAAATCCTTCAAAACTGCAATTCTATATTAATGGGAAACCAATAGGCAACATTTTTGAAGCAGATCCTGCAACCTGTAACTGGAAACAGTTTTTTATGACATGGAATGCAGGCAGCGCAACCGCTGCTAATATCTGCGTCGTTAATAAGAACACCCAAATCGCTGGAAATGACTTCGCTCTGGACGACATCTTTTTTGGTCCCGTAACAATGGTGTACGATTCGGTAAAAGTGGCTAAAGTAACATCTCCGGATCTCGCGTCGGTAACCAATCAAACTATTTGTGCAGGCGATACGGCACGCCCTGTGGCGTCCGGGGCGCTTGTTTATCATTGGAGCCCCGAACAGTTCATTGCCGATCCCGATGTGGCAGCTCCTAAAATCTATCCCCGGCAGTCAGGCGTTTACACAGTAAAGGCCTATGATATACCTTCATGTCCCGCCAGCAAAACGTTTAATGTTACCGTTACACCTGGGCCCGATTTCGCGATTCAGCCTGCTGTATCCGATATCTGTGAAGGCGAACAAGTGCATATCACTGCGTCCGGTGCTACCCGCTATACCTGGCTCGTGAACGATTCCCCGGATCCCGTACTGCAGGGAGCTGCCGTAACCGTAACGCCCGCAACTACCACCGTTTACAAAATAGCAATGGTCCACGATGCTTGTAATAAAAAAGATACGTTGCTTTCACAGGTAAATGTTACGCCGCTACCCAAAACAAACGTTACAGTCTCTAACGTTATTACCTGCGCAATAGGCGAAGCCAGCCTTCTCGCTACAGGTGGCGCCGGGTATCGCTGGTTTCCAGTAGAAGGTCTCTCCAATCCCGCAATCGCGTCTCCTTCAGTTTCCATTAACCAAACAGCCAAATATTATGTGGAAGTGTCTAACGGCAACTGCTCCACTACCGATTCTGTAACCGTAATCGTCGACGAGAACAAAGACAAAAATCTTTATTTGGTGCCAACAGCATTTACGCCTAACGGAGACGGTAAAAACGATTGCTTCGGAATTAAACACTGGGGACAATTGCAAAACCTGCAGCTGGCAGTATATAACAGATGGGGACAACAGGTTTTCGTCTCAAACAATATTGCAGACTGCTGGAATGGCACCTTCAAAGGAGAACCCCAGCCAACAGGAGCATACGTTTATATAATCAGTGCTACCGCCTTGTGTGGCCCGGTATTACGGCAGGGAACTGTTTTATTGATTCGCTGA
- a CDS encoding menaquinone biosynthetic enzyme MqnA/MqnD family protein, with amino-acid sequence MEKIKVGAVSYLNTKPLLYGVKRSEELLAQMELIEEYPARIAAMLVDGTIDVGLVPVAIIPRLEEWHIVSGYCIGASQEVASVCLFSEVPVQQVQKVLLDYQSRTSVNLCKVLMKHHWKIDPLLEDAAGEDYRSQIKGTTAGVVIGDRALQQRAFSPYIYDLATGWIEMTGLPFVFAAWIANKQLPQNFLTAFNEANGMGLNRIQEVVAENPYDIYDLETYYTRNIDYLLTPDKLKGMHKFLDLLKHL; translated from the coding sequence TTGGAGAAGATTAAGGTAGGGGCGGTAAGCTATTTGAATACAAAACCCCTTTTGTACGGAGTAAAAAGATCCGAAGAACTGCTCGCGCAGATGGAATTGATTGAAGAGTATCCCGCCCGTATCGCAGCCATGCTGGTCGATGGAACCATCGACGTAGGCCTCGTGCCGGTAGCTATCATACCAAGACTTGAAGAATGGCATATCGTCTCCGGTTATTGCATCGGAGCTTCACAGGAAGTGGCCTCCGTTTGCCTTTTTAGTGAGGTGCCGGTTCAGCAGGTGCAAAAGGTTTTATTGGACTATCAGAGCAGAACATCCGTAAATCTCTGCAAAGTATTGATGAAACACCACTGGAAAATAGATCCACTCCTCGAAGATGCCGCTGGTGAAGACTATCGCAGCCAGATTAAAGGCACAACCGCAGGTGTGGTCATTGGCGACAGAGCCTTGCAACAAAGAGCTTTTTCGCCGTATATTTATGACCTGGCAACAGGATGGATAGAAATGACCGGACTTCCCTTCGTTTTTGCAGCCTGGATAGCCAATAAACAGCTCCCGCAAAACTTTCTGACTGCCTTTAATGAAGCAAATGGAATGGGATTGAACAGGATTCAGGAAGTGGTGGCTGAAAACCCTTACGATATTTATGATCTTGAAACTTATTATACCCGCAACATCGACTATCTGCTGACACCCGATAAATTGAAAGGTATGCATAAGTTTCTCGACTTGTTGAAACACTTATAA
- a CDS encoding LVIVD repeat-containing protein, with amino-acid sequence MTLTIKIITILAIASIATACSKSTDSRSSQAGTGGSLAKFTISSGYLYTVNYSELKSYDISNPAAPVYKHTASAPQAQTIFSYNDNLFIGARDGIFIYDISNPSKPTLKGQASHLRACDPVIAEGTYAYSTLQGSSTCGNVNPGLYVYDITNIMQPVLKQYASMPKPKGLGLAQNTLYVCGEEYGMTIFDVSNPESPKEKKVLKDDTSYQDVIVAENALICYVNSGLLLYDITDRENPILLQKINQ; translated from the coding sequence ATGACACTTACTATTAAAATTATAACGATACTGGCAATAGCCAGCATAGCGACAGCATGTTCCAAATCGACAGATTCGCGCAGCAGCCAGGCTGGCACCGGCGGATCGCTGGCTAAGTTCACCATTAGTTCAGGTTATCTTTACACTGTAAATTATAGTGAGCTCAAGTCGTACGACATCAGCAATCCTGCTGCTCCTGTATATAAGCATACAGCTTCTGCGCCGCAGGCACAGACGATATTTTCTTACAATGACAATTTATTCATAGGCGCCCGGGACGGGATATTCATTTATGATATTTCGAATCCATCGAAGCCAACCCTCAAGGGGCAGGCCTCGCATTTAAGGGCCTGCGATCCGGTTATTGCCGAGGGGACTTATGCTTACTCTACTTTACAGGGTAGCAGTACCTGCGGCAACGTTAACCCGGGGCTGTACGTTTATGACATTACCAATATTATGCAGCCGGTGCTGAAACAATATGCAAGCATGCCAAAGCCGAAAGGATTGGGATTAGCTCAAAACACATTGTATGTATGTGGAGAAGAGTACGGCATGACCATTTTTGATGTAAGCAATCCTGAGTCACCCAAAGAGAAAAAGGTTTTAAAAGACGATACTTCGTACCAGGATGTTATTGTTGCAGAAAACGCACTGATCTGTTATGTAAACAGCGGCTTATTGTTGTATGATATAACAGATAGAGAAAATCCTATATTATTGCAAAAGATCAACCAATAA
- a CDS encoding peptide chain release factor 3 codes for MKYEKEINRRKTFAIISHPDAGKTTLTEKFLLFGGAIQTAGAVKSNKIKKHATSDFMEIERQRGISVATSVMTFEYRDTLINLLDTPGHKDFAEDTYRTLTAVDSVVLVVDSVNGVEDQTRRLMEVCRMRDTPVIVFINKMDRDGKNRFDLLEEIEKELRLQLHPLTWPINSGKDFKGVYNLHNKSLQLFTANTKASDDEDSVSIADLSNAILDEKVGDKDAAQLREDVELIDGVYGNLATEDYLAGKVAPVFFGSAINNFGVKEMLDTFIDIAPVPRDRETTARVVSAGEDKFSGFIFKIHANLDPKHRDRIAFLRVCSGKFERNKYFHHVRLDKDIRFSNPYSFLARSKDVIDDAYPGDVIGLFDTGNFKIGDTLTEGEDFYFTGIPSFSPEIFKELVNKDPMKTKQLEKGINQLTDEGVAQLFTQFGGNKKIIGCVGELQFEVIQYRLLHEYGAACEFRTMPFYKACWLTSENQQKLDDFLRFKQVNSAEDKDGHPVYLAQSEWFLNTEIQNNPDIKFHFTSEIHK; via the coding sequence ATGAAATACGAAAAGGAAATTAATCGCCGCAAAACCTTTGCTATTATCTCTCACCCGGATGCTGGTAAAACTACCCTTACAGAAAAATTTCTGTTATTCGGTGGCGCCATCCAAACAGCCGGTGCCGTAAAAAGCAATAAGATCAAAAAGCACGCGACCAGTGACTTCATGGAAATCGAAAGACAAAGAGGTATCTCCGTTGCTACCTCCGTAATGACTTTCGAATACCGCGATACACTCATCAACCTGCTCGATACACCCGGTCACAAAGACTTTGCGGAAGATACCTACCGTACCCTTACCGCAGTTGACAGCGTCGTACTCGTAGTCGATAGCGTCAACGGTGTCGAAGACCAGACACGTCGCCTCATGGAGGTCTGCCGCATGCGCGATACCCCGGTGATCGTATTCATCAATAAAATGGACCGCGACGGCAAAAACCGCTTCGACCTGCTCGAAGAAATTGAAAAAGAACTGCGCCTTCAGTTACACCCGCTTACATGGCCCATCAACAGCGGCAAGGACTTTAAAGGTGTTTATAACCTCCATAACAAAAGCCTCCAGCTGTTTACCGCCAATACCAAGGCTTCCGACGACGAAGATTCCGTAAGTATTGCCGATCTGTCTAACGCCATCCTCGACGAAAAGGTAGGCGATAAAGACGCCGCCCAGCTCAGGGAGGATGTAGAACTCATCGACGGTGTGTATGGCAACCTGGCAACGGAAGATTACCTCGCAGGTAAAGTAGCGCCCGTTTTCTTCGGTAGCGCCATCAATAACTTTGGTGTCAAAGAAATGCTCGACACCTTTATAGACATCGCTCCGGTTCCCCGCGATCGCGAAACAACAGCCCGCGTGGTGAGCGCCGGCGAAGACAAATTCAGCGGCTTTATCTTTAAGATACACGCCAACCTCGACCCCAAACACCGCGACCGTATCGCCTTCCTGCGCGTATGCTCCGGTAAGTTTGAAAGAAACAAATACTTCCACCACGTAAGGCTCGATAAAGACATCCGCTTCAGCAACCCTTATTCTTTCCTGGCACGCAGCAAAGACGTCATCGACGATGCCTACCCGGGCGATGTAATTGGTTTGTTCGATACCGGCAACTTCAAAATAGGTGACACGCTTACCGAAGGCGAGGACTTTTATTTCACAGGTATTCCTTCTTTCTCTCCTGAGATTTTTAAGGAATTGGTGAATAAAGATCCCATGAAAACCAAACAGTTGGAAAAAGGCATCAACCAGCTTACCGATGAAGGCGTCGCCCAGCTGTTTACGCAGTTCGGCGGCAATAAAAAGATCATCGGTTGCGTAGGTGAACTCCAGTTCGAAGTTATCCAGTACCGCCTGCTTCATGAATACGGCGCTGCCTGTGAATTCAGGACAATGCCCTTCTATAAGGCCTGCTGGCTTACCAGCGAAAACCAGCAGAAACTAGATGACTTCCTGCGCTTCAAACAAGTAAATTCAGCCGAAGACAAAGACGGCCACCCGGTTTACCTGGCGCAAAGTGAATGGTTCCTGAATACCGAGATCCAGAACAACCCCGATATCAAATTTCACTTTACCAGTGAGATCCATAAATAA
- the purB gene encoding adenylosuccinate lyase: MELNNLTAISPVDGRYRRQTAFLDSYFSEFALIKYRVIVEIEYFLFLADKRFFKLSAKGRQQLREVAANFSVENAEAIKKIESVTNHDVKAVEYFLKEQLEKAGVSEATEWIHFGLTSQDINNTSIPLSWKHCMEQEYLPAVVNLRQALHQLSTQWKDIPMLAKTHGQPASPTRLGKEIMVFVERLNNQVELFSYIPYAAKFGGATGNFNAHAIAFPKKDWVALGNAFVEDVLGLQRMQFTTQIEHYDNLAAHLDAMKRINTILIDLCRDIWTYISMDYFKQTVKKGEVGSSAMPHKVNPIDFENAEGNLGVANALLAHLAAKLPISRLQRDLTDSTVLRNLGVPVAHIFIALASINKGLGKLLLNEAKLKQDLENNWAVVAEAIQTILRRENYPKPYEALKELTRGKAAITKADIHAFIGTLNVSAAIKKELKAITPHNYTGVTAAF; this comes from the coding sequence ATGGAGTTAAACAATCTTACAGCTATTTCACCTGTCGATGGTCGTTATCGGAGGCAAACTGCGTTCCTGGATAGCTATTTTTCTGAATTTGCCCTTATCAAGTACAGGGTTATTGTAGAAATTGAATATTTTCTTTTCCTGGCCGACAAGCGTTTTTTCAAGTTATCTGCCAAGGGCAGGCAGCAACTGAGAGAAGTTGCGGCTAACTTTTCGGTAGAAAATGCGGAAGCGATCAAAAAGATCGAGTCTGTTACCAACCATGATGTAAAGGCTGTTGAATATTTTCTGAAGGAGCAGTTGGAAAAGGCTGGAGTATCGGAAGCTACGGAGTGGATCCATTTTGGTCTTACTTCACAGGATATCAATAATACTTCTATTCCTTTAAGCTGGAAACATTGTATGGAGCAGGAGTACCTGCCAGCAGTGGTTAACCTGCGCCAGGCGTTGCACCAGCTGTCGACCCAGTGGAAAGATATTCCCATGCTGGCTAAAACCCATGGTCAACCTGCCTCTCCTACCCGTTTGGGCAAAGAGATCATGGTATTTGTAGAAAGGCTGAACAACCAGGTTGAATTGTTTTCTTACATACCTTATGCCGCCAAGTTTGGCGGGGCAACCGGTAATTTCAATGCACATGCCATTGCTTTTCCAAAGAAAGACTGGGTAGCGTTAGGCAATGCTTTCGTGGAAGACGTACTTGGCTTGCAGCGTATGCAATTCACTACGCAGATAGAGCATTACGATAACCTGGCAGCCCACCTTGACGCCATGAAGCGTATTAATACGATACTTATTGATCTGTGCCGTGATATATGGACCTATATCAGCATGGATTATTTCAAGCAAACTGTAAAGAAAGGCGAAGTTGGCTCTTCGGCTATGCCGCATAAGGTGAACCCGATAGATTTTGAAAATGCGGAAGGTAATCTTGGTGTAGCCAATGCATTATTAGCGCATCTGGCAGCTAAACTACCTATAAGCCGTTTACAGCGTGACCTTACGGATTCTACCGTATTACGTAACCTGGGTGTACCTGTGGCGCATATTTTTATTGCGCTGGCTTCTATCAATAAAGGACTGGGCAAGCTGTTGCTGAATGAGGCGAAACTTAAACAAGATCTTGAAAATAACTGGGCGGTAGTTGCGGAAGCTATTCAAACAATTTTACGTCGTGAGAACTATCCCAAACCTTACGAGGCACTTAAGGAATTGACCAGAGGTAAGGCAGCGATCACCAAGGCTGATATTCATGCATTTATCGGTACTTTGAATGTAAGTGCAGCCATTAAAAAAGAGCTGAAAGCTATTACGCCACATAATTATACCGGAGTTACTGCTGCGTTTTAG
- a CDS encoding glycosyltransferase, with translation METKQERESYLILSLIPYKVLPAQTGGQKAIVLLERFLSLQTSLLAVSVKSNMPSLAAAEDIGLENIISDSATRYINPFYYFRLAKLIRRYRVKYLLIEHPYWGWLGLLLAKGTGVKLIIRSHNIEAFRWKSLGKWWWTILEKYEGLVHRRADYSLFIQDNDRQIALTHYKVPASKCMTATYGVTWQKAPEVTEKQAARAFLLQAHQIPADHTILLFNGALGYRPNSAAVAALVERVNPLLQASGLSYTLVICGKGLPSSFNNLEAYKHQRVIYTGFVEDIDVYFKGADVFLNPVIDGGGIKTKLIEALAWNTCSVSTMNGALGVTEKEAGNQLLLVPDHDWAAFAEAVLSAAATKESRFTPAAFYSHFYWGNIVRRALDFISANQ, from the coding sequence ATGGAAACAAAACAAGAAAGAGAAAGCTATCTGATATTATCGCTGATCCCTTATAAGGTTCTGCCTGCCCAAACGGGCGGGCAGAAGGCTATTGTATTGTTAGAACGTTTTCTTTCCTTACAGACATCGCTGCTGGCGGTAAGCGTAAAAAGCAATATGCCTTCCCTTGCGGCGGCTGAGGACATCGGGCTGGAGAATATCATTTCAGATAGTGCCACGCGGTATATCAATCCTTTTTATTATTTCAGGCTGGCCAAACTTATCAGGCGGTACCGGGTGAAATACCTGCTAATAGAACATCCTTACTGGGGATGGCTGGGGCTTTTGCTTGCCAAGGGAACCGGGGTAAAACTCATCATTCGTTCCCATAATATAGAAGCATTCCGCTGGAAGAGCCTTGGAAAGTGGTGGTGGACCATTCTGGAGAAGTATGAGGGATTGGTGCATCGCCGGGCAGATTACAGTCTTTTTATCCAGGATAATGACAGGCAGATAGCACTTACACATTATAAAGTACCCGCCAGCAAATGTATGACCGCTACCTATGGCGTTACCTGGCAAAAAGCACCTGAAGTTACAGAGAAGCAGGCAGCCAGGGCTTTCCTGTTGCAAGCGCATCAGATACCTGCCGACCATACCATTCTTTTATTTAACGGTGCACTTGGTTACCGGCCCAACAGTGCTGCTGTTGCCGCTCTTGTTGAGCGGGTAAATCCTTTATTGCAGGCATCGGGATTGTCTTATACCCTGGTTATATGCGGCAAGGGGCTTCCCTCCTCTTTTAATAACCTGGAGGCTTACAAGCATCAGCGGGTTATTTATACCGGCTTTGTAGAAGATATAGACGTCTATTTCAAGGGAGCTGATGTTTTTCTTAATCCTGTTATCGACGGGGGTGGCATCAAGACAAAACTTATCGAGGCACTGGCCTGGAATACCTGTTCCGTATCGACTATGAACGGAGCGCTTGGCGTTACCGAAAAAGAGGCCGGGAACCAGCTGCTACTGGTTCCGGATCATGACTGGGCTGCTTTTGCTGAAGCTGTGTTATCTGCGGCGGCAACTAAAGAAAGCCGTTTTACGCCTGCTGCTTTTTATTCGCATTTTTACTGGGGCAATATTGTTCGGCGGGCACTCGATTTCATATCAGCGAATCAATAA